In a single window of the Rhopalosiphum padi isolate XX-2018 chromosome 1, ASM2088224v1, whole genome shotgun sequence genome:
- the LOC132932332 gene encoding protein RFT1 homolog encodes MKKNFLKSSVENASLNILLQIAFRCLTFVINAFVLRHVSQNEIGITNVRLLLLESTILFLSREAFRRACLTDTLHHNWLKVINLIWFSVPLCAIICGICGYIWLRLLSQPDITVTTYYEFGVWSIIISCIIELCCEQLYIVAQAFLFVKLQVVLEIINIAVRTIVYTTMVLHWSGQNAVLAFSFAQLASVIAYTMSFYVYFWYYTKKNKKDFPFKTMWEFFPNFSGKKLSECIDFSLLMLLWSFLKQGFMKQLLTDGERYVMTFFNTLKFDQQGVYDVVNNLGSLAARFLFKPVETAAYFYFSQLVQREVPIQTQIKQDSNRIKEAASVLECLLRVNSSIGLIALSFGQAYAKLALFLYGGSTLATGIGPVLLQMHCLAILFLAVNGITECYAAATMNVAELNKYNVEMVVLSVIFLFISLLFSTFFGGIGFIFANCCNFTFRIIQCGRYILSQYKNTNYNPLNGLMPKKSFICCLMMSTIVTMYSEAKYYEENKLTHIIIGGALFLLTTSVWLYEEMSTFRFLKKVYCSKHN; translated from the exons ATGAAGAAAAACTTCTTGAAAAGTAGCGTTGAAAACGCTTCACTCAACATACTCTTGCAA attgcaTTTCGATGCTTGACATTTGTTATAAACGCTTTTGTGTTGCGCCATGTCTCTCAAAATGAAATAGGAATTACCAATGTCCGTTTGTTACTACTCGAgtcaacaattttgtttttgagtaGAGAAGCATTTCGCCGTGCGTGTTTAACAGATACCTTGCATCATAATTGGCTGAAAGTCATCAATCTCATTTGGTTCTC tgttcCACTATGTGCCATTATTTGTGGAATATGCGGTTATATTTGGCTTCGATTGCTAAGCCAACCTGATATTACTGTTACCACTTATTATGAATTTGGTGTATGgtcaattattataagttgcaTTATTGAACTATGCTGTGAACAGTTATATATTGTAGCACAAGCGTTCTTATTTGTCAAGCtacag GttgtattagaaataataaacattgcTGTTCGTACAATCGTTTACACTACAATGGTGTTGCATTGGAGTGGTCAGAATGCTGTACTAGCATTTTCATTTGCACAACTTGCATCAGTCATAGCATATACAATgtcattttatgtatatttttggtattatactaaaaaaaataaaaaagattttccATTCAAAACCATGTGGgaattttttccaaattttagTGGAAAA aAATTATCAGAATGTATCGATTTTTCACTACTTATGTTGTTGTGGAGTTTCTTGAAACAGGGATTTATGAAACAACTATTGACTGATGGTGAACGTTATGTAATGACATTCTTTAACACATTAAAATTTGATCAACAAGGTGTATACGACGTTGTCAACAATTTGGGATCATTAGCTGCTAGGTTTTTGTTCAAACCTGTTGAAACAGCAGCATACTTCTATTTTAGTCAACTTGTTCAAAGAGAAGTGCCAATCCAAACACAAATCAAACAG GATTCTAACCGCATAAAAGAAGCAGCTAGCGTTCTGGAGTGCCTGTTACGTGTCAACAGCTCTATTGGTCTAATTGCACTATCTTTTGGACAAGCATACGCTAAATTAGCATTATTTCTTTATGGAGGATCAACATTGGCTACTGGAATTGGACCAGTGCTGTTACAAATGCATTGTTTGGCCATTCTATTTTTAGCTGTCAATGGTATCACTGAATGTTATGCAGCAGCTACCATGAACGTTGCTGAATTAAACAa atacaaTGTGGAAATGGTTGTATTAtctgtgatatttttatttatttctctgttgttttctacattttttggcggaattggttttatttttgcaaattgTTGTAATTTCACGTTTAGAATCATCCAatg TGGTCGGTACATTCTAtctcaatataaaaatactaattataatccACTTAATGGATTAATGCCAAAAAAATCATTCATTTGTTGTTTAATGATGTCAACTATTGTTACAATGTATTCTGAG gCAAAATATTACGAAGAAAACAaacttacacatattataataggtggggcattgtttttattaacaacATCAGTTTGGTTGTATGAAGAAATGTCTACttttaggtttttaaaaaaagtttattgctCAAAACACAATTAA